A region of the Lycium barbarum isolate Lr01 chromosome 1, ASM1917538v2, whole genome shotgun sequence genome:
AAAATGAACCCCCTTTTGCTACTACTCTCACTTTCAATTATCCCATTTATCTTAGCAGCTTCATCACCATCTCCAGTTCTTGACATCAATGGCGACAAAGTCCGAGCAGGTCCTAACTACTTCATTTTACCAGTGATCCGAGGAAGAGGAGGCGGGCTTGCCCCAACCAACGTTAAACAAAACAATATTTGTCCTAGGGACATCATCATGCAATGGAACTATAATGACCCAGGACTGCCTGTGGTTTTTACACGTCTGGACGCCAAAAAAGGTGTTGTTCGTTTATCAACTGATCTTAATGTCAGGTTTTATACTCCAACTAGTTGTAATAGAGAAACTATTTGGAAACTTGGGCCTTATGATGACAAGTTGAAGCAGTACTTTGTGGTGACTGGTGGAGTTGAAGGTAATCCGGGTAAGCAAACTTTGAGCAGTTGGTTCAAGATTGAGAAATTAGAGAAACATTACAAGTTCGTGTTCTGCCCAAGTGTATGCAAAATTTGTAAAGTTATTTGCAAAGATGTTGGCATATTCAGGACTAAGGATGGAGTCAGGTTTTTGGCTCTGAGTGACACTCCACACAGGGTCATGTTCAAGAAGACTTTCTGATCCTACAATTTTCTCCAGTTTATGGTCAATTGGGAGCTTTTCAATTTCCAATAGTATTCTGCTTCCTCTGATGTAATCTTGCTTGTGTTCAGTTCGTTAATTTGAAGTATTTTGAACATGTAATCTTCTTCTCTACTGGATTGTTGTTTATTCCCACCTTGTCTCTCTTTCTCCATTTTGTGAAATTGGAAGGTGTGTCACACCCTCTTTTTAACCCCggagttaaattagaagtacgacatattagAGATTCatgttttgtttatttgttttaaggagtcgccacctaattatttatggtgaattaggacacctaaagtttattaaagttattttctaaagtgaactctgtttaaggtctgcgaaacttaagattctggataagggttcaattagtctaaagggaaggtattaggcaccctttaagacccattaacaatggttaaccgaccggacttacaattaattaggctaaatgtaaatatagtattatggaaaaaagaaagtagctttgtaagtatggctaaagttatagatagacatgtaagaatgccatttaaaatagaacttgtagaaaaataataatttgtataaaaagagtacttttaatgctattttgaaatacgacttataaatgttgttaaagttttaaataaaagtataatagtattgtttaaagtaatacttatagaaaacataataatttgcgtaaaagaagattctaaatgttaaatgagactgaaagatattgctaaggccttaaatgaaaaatatagtaatgtcATTCAAAAATAAGATTGGTAAAAATAGAATGATTTGCTtatgaataatagccttttaaaGGATAGTTTGACAAAAGTGATCTTTAAGTAAAAATGATATTACATGAATATGATGATATAAAAATGCCTggacttatgttcttaaatatgatgaaaagtccatgaatttctttctatattttttatcactctttatttaaccaattttGGTTAacaatatgtataattggataaatcttgaaaatgtttataaaaatACACTTGGATTAATATTTAGGTATTAATATATTGATGTCTGGAAAGTTCATGAGAATAACATGATTCCCGTGATTTAATATATATcttcatgccattttgcaaatcaattattccaatagTAGAAAATATAACGGTATAGATGCTATAAGTAATTTTACCATAAAAGAGGAAGATGAAACTTATGAAATTAATCATTGGTTCTTCCTACCCATTTTTTACTAAAATCAAACCCATTAGTTTCATTAACTTCACTACGGTTCACCTAATCTAGTAagacaaaataaaatgttagtcatacaaagcaaataaaatacacaataataaaaataaggaagagagtaaaGAATGAGTGGGTTCGGCCCATTCATTAAGGATTGACACTGTCCactgctattgggcttcggcccagcgaaAATAAATGTTGCGGATTGTTGCTGATGGGGGTGACTCGAGAGAAATTATGCTggacttttagcccaacaccggatatGGAAGACGATGAGTCCCGAATTAGGACTCCGTTTTTTTtttctccgatgtgtacatgtaaagaaaaagataaagattAGCGACAAGGAAACTTACCCACGAATATTCATGGTTTTAAATTCACACATAACATTTAATGAACGCATAGTTactgatttttattttttgttaattCACGTGACAAAACATGGTCCAATTCCGATAGTaaatgcaagaaaaaaaaaaagaacaagctTAAACATAAAGGAGGGGGAGCAGTCCCAAGTATTATTAAGGCAGTGAAAGGAGGAAAAATGCAACCAACCTGAGATAATGTTTATAAGGCCTGTAACATGAATCTCTCTAGTGATATACGTAGTATACCTTCTCATATACACCTAAGTGTATATCAGCCATGTATATCTCATGTATTCCACATATATAATCAAGATTTTAACCCAGCAATGCAGCAAAATGCTCACAAGCTAATTTTGACTAAACCGACCACACAGAGATCAGAGTATATGGACAGGTGATGAAAGCAAGAAAAGACACAATGGGTTAAAACCATTCCTTTACTTATTCCAGCAGAAACAGAACAATATATTATTGGCACGAATTTCCCATTCAATAAATACAGACTTATGGCCTCAACTTAAAAGAGCAAAACAGCATTGATATTCAATTTAATGGGCACACACAGTTCTGAACAGACGTACGCTAAACAAATTGAATCCAAAATAATCCTCCATTTTCAAATTAGGTGTATAATTACTCATGTTCGAATAAGGGGACAGGTTCAAAACAAGAATGTAAATCAAAAATGCATATGCATCCGAAGATTAGATCATGCTATCTAATAGCCCATACTTTGAGTGTCTTCTTAAACTAAATCGTTTTTGAACCGATAGAAAGAGTACTAAAAGCTGCAAAGGATTCATACTTCTTAATTCGCACACCAAATCTGCGTAATACTAAGATGCTTACAGAATTAAATCAATCAAGCCATGTTAAACTTTAAACAAGTAGCAAACACGAACCTACACGAATCCTATCAAGCTACTAACCAAAGCTAGATTCACTAACGACTGAACACCCATAAACAAACTAAACTGATTGAAACGACAAGCATATATGAACACATGAACACTTACAAACTGAAATTAAAACACACCAGCTGGAAACATAAACATGTAAGACTGTTAACTACTGAACTGAAAAAAAATTAAACCAAGCCGCGAACACACGAACATTATTAGAACCGCGATTAAACTAATTAAACATGAATATACATAACTCGGCTAAGTTACTAAACTGCAACCCGAAGCTGAAAAATGGAATAAGGTCTAATACACCCCTGTTGATGAAACTACACTCAGAATCCAGATTTGGAATCAAACAGAATTCAACAACCAACGTCGAAATGCAGTATAATCACTTTATCGTATTTAAATCTAAGCATATTACATTCATCGCAGGGTATATTACTTAGAACAAATAGGGTAAAGAGGGATAGCTTAGAACTGTTTTAACCATATACACagtatacctaaaatatacataACGCATGTATATCTCCTTCTTATCTTGTTAACCCGAtagtatatcctatgtatattcgactcTAAATGGATTCTAAATCCTGGAAATTTAATCTAAACACCCAAATCACAGTGACATCTTTCAAAATTCACTATTTGGCGATTAACACCCTATCCTAACAGCACTCAAACATCAAGCAAATAACAGGAAAACCGAGAAATTACCTAGCTACTACAACGAAGACAGAAATGAGCCAGAATTTTAACTAAAGCAGAAACTAAAGATTAAAAGCAATAAATGTATCAAGGTCTACCTTTTCTGTGAGCAGTGAACGAGgcgtcggggtctcgaatctatgTTTCGAACAGGATGAACTCAAATTCTTTTGAGTTCTAAACTCAACAAATCCGCAGAAGAAAATTTTAAACCGGAGAAATCAAATTAAATTTTTTGAGAAACCCTTTGTCGCGGCTAAAGTTCGCCGGAAAAGGAAAGCCAGTCTGGAAAAACAGCGGTGTATTTTCTGAAAACGATGAAATGATCCTTTCAAAGTGTAAGCTTATGTTTTTTGTAGGAGGAATCTTTGGATTCTAGATCTTGTtcgatctcttttttttttttcttttaaaactctGATTCCCCCTTTAATCAGATTTTGCTCCTCTCCTTTATAGAGTGAGGAAAGAGAGGAACGGAGGGGAGCGTAGGTGATGATGAAAGAGGAGCGGGGGGAACAAGTGGGGAGTGTAGGGTAGGGGGTGCGGCGGtattgagatgaagaagagaaagagagagagctgaaaagggtgggggtgagtgggaCGAGGGAGATGAGGCGAGAATGAGGGAAAAGAGGGAGGAAGGGAACGTGAGGGAGAGAGAGGGAAAATAAAGAAAGGGGGGCGGCTGAAGGGTTTTAgggaaaagagaaagagaaattaGGTTAGATGTTGAgatgtagtaaaaaaaaaatatgtggaGCCCATTaaagaaaaggggaaaaagaaatCAGATTGTGGGGAGATGTGTGGCGTGGAAAGAGGAATACAAatgcaaagttttttttttttttttttttttttctttttttttcttttgggggtAGATAGCTATTATCAAGAATTTAccccttgtaaaataatattttgatgaaataaaaattataatacgttgttttaaaatacgagcttcaaaatgagtccaacattgatatacttccgagcaattgcttatgaggtgaaaactgttgattcttcctcctctatttaattattcttgggtttctaatttagtaactagtacaatatataccatgtgaagacaattaataattaatatgtagaaaataaggatttaacaaagtgttgtcttgtaattaattttaaCGATTCTAAACCCGAAAAAAAATGGAACGATGACGAATATgtaaaaatttgtgataaagtaatgctcgtgatgttgaaaataaaagtagtgaatgttacaccccattttaactgggttagagcggagtacaacatattggagactcCTAAATTGCttgtttaaagagtcgccacctaattgatttttacggtgaattaggacacctaaatattaactcaggtaaagttaaaactaaacctctgttaatggtctgcttaaccagtgtgattctaggtaagggttctatatcatcctaaagggaaggggttaggcatcctttagaatccgttaaacacggttatccggccaaacttaagttaattaattaaggtcaaaGATGCAAATGtaacatttaaattttaagaaaatagcttgtaaatgttgctaaagttttaaaggaaaatataataatgctatttaaaataagacttctGCATATTGTTAAGGCTtaaaaaaatgctatttaaaataagactcgtagaataatttgcataaaaggaaacttataaataaaaataagttttaagaatgttgctaaggctttaaatgaaaatataataatgctatttaaaataatcttATAAATACTGCTACGGctaaaaaatgctatttaaaaaaaaaaggatttgccAAATATAATAATATGCATATGAATGGAAAAGAGTGTGGGTTGCAGCGTtttaatatttgaaacaactcaaatggcaagatattaattgattttacAATTTAGGAATATAGACAAGGTGcgaattttctttctccttttcattatctcttattaattatgcttagctaaatatgcatgattgattcaaacttgaagagttatttataaaatatacttgaatttatatttgtgtattagtgAAATCCTGAAATTCCTAAAATGTAAGAACAAAAAcgattcctttaacccaaaatatataggcatgctattttgcaaatcgattattccaataaaataaatattatatatgctaTAAATAGTTCAACATGAAAAGAAACTTATGGGACTAATGGCGAGTTTCTTTTTTAAattctacccattatactaaagctaacccactaaatttactagaattcatctaagttaggaaaataaaacaaagtaagggttagtcaaataatacaaattaaatgcaaaaaaaaatagaaataaataaataaataaataaatagaggttgaaataaaattaaatgggctcagcccattttgaagGACTGCTACTGCTGCTGTTGCtgcctattgggctttggccctgGGCTCAttttttctatctttttttttgcGGACAGATGGCTGGACCGAGAAGATTTCGTTGggtttttagcccaacaccgaatatggaagaagaatgagtctctcggactcgtatacggTGATTATGCAAAAAATGAGAGGAAACGGATTAGAATGTAATCAGAAGAATAAGGTCGAACATGTAAGGGTGAAATTCAAAACAGGTCAAAGATTATGTATATGCTGCGCATATTTTgaacatatatcatgtatacacactCAATAGGGCATATCTGTTCACACAAATACATACAAGACTTACGCAAAAAATGCATTTTTTCATAACAGCCAGCGTGGATGTAGTTTAGGCAAAACATATCTGCGGTTTGGGCATACACAAGaccgagcaaaaaaaaaaagcatactgCTGTCTACAGCATATACAAGACTTAGCCAAGATACACTTGCAGGATGAATTTGAACTGAACCAGCAAAGGAAAACGAAGCATGACAGTGGTTAAGTTCAAACAGAGAAAAAAAGAAATACTACAGTTCCACAATACTTGGATCTGTTTCATGCAAAGTATCGAAGGAGGAAAGCATTTCAGTTTCAGAGAAGACCTACTATCACTTGTAATTCCTTATACAAATTTAAAACAAGACAATTTTAGTTTCCACACAAGGAAAGAGATAGGGTCAACTGTGGACTCCCAAGTCCACATACACAGATTAATACAAGTAAGAGAGAAGAGAAGCATAAATTAGTCACTTCCAATTTATTTTAACACAGGGAGGACCTGGAGACTAGATGAGGCTGGTATCTTAAATCATTGGACTCTGGTTAATAAATGGATCAACAGAAGACTAATCTCTTACACTTAGAGTATGCTTCGCATTGACAGAAGGCATTTAACAGAAAAGTTCAAAAACTAGGCAAAAGTTAAGGTTCGAGTGCTTATGTAACCAGTTAgacttcaatttaaatccttaaCATGATCATGCTGAACTGCTAATAGATGACAGAGACCAACTAAAACATAATAGGGGTGTTGCCAAGTCCAGAATAGCCTAAAACTAGGCACTAACCTGGTCATGCATTTTTTAC
Encoded here:
- the LOC132602109 gene encoding kunitz trypsin inhibitor 5-like is translated as MNPLLLLLSLSIIPFILAASSPSPVLDINGDKVRAGPNYFILPVIRGRGGGLAPTNVKQNNICPRDIIMQWNYNDPGLPVVFTRLDAKKGVVRLSTDLNVRFYTPTSCNRETIWKLGPYDDKLKQYFVVTGGVEGNPGKQTLSSWFKIEKLEKHYKFVFCPSVCKICKVICKDVGIFRTKDGVRFLALSDTPHRVMFKKTF